One Actinomycetospora corticicola genomic window, CGCAGCGCGGCCACGCCGCCGCCGAATCCCGAGCCGATCACGAGGACGTCGTAGTCCATGACGGCACTCTGCGCCGCTTGTTGGCAGCTTGTCAACAGTGTCCGGGTTCTGCTTCTGGCAGAACCGTGGGACGGCGGGCGGTCGGGTCTGCGACGGTGCTCGACATGGGCGAGCTGATTCGGCTGGACGCGCACCGGCGGGAGCGAGCGAGCGGCACTCTCGCGCACATAGACGCTGCGAAGGTGCCGCTCGCTCGGGCCGGTACGCCCGAACCGCTGTGGCGCGAGGTGGTCGGACGCCGGGTGCGGGCCCTGCGCCGCGACCGGGGCGAGCGACTGGCCGACACCGCCGAGCGCGCCGGCATCTCGCCGCAGTACCTGTCCGAGGTCGAGCGCGGCCGCAAGGACCCGTCGAGCGAGATCCTCGCGGCCGTCGCCGGGGCGCTGGAGGTGCCGTTGCGCGACCTGATCGGGTTGGCCCACGCCGACCTCGCCCGCGGCGCCGGCGCACGTGGTCCGGTGCTGCTCGCCGCGTGAATCAGTGCCGCTCGATCACCTGGTCGACGATCCCGTACTCGCGGGCCGCGGCGGCGGTGAGCACCAGGTCGCGGTCGGTGTCGCGACGGAGACGGTCCGCGTCCTGACCGGTGTGCGCCGCGAGGATCGCCTCCATCTCCGCGCGCACCCGCACGACCTCGTCGGCCGCGAGGATCAGGTCGGGGATCGCGCCGCGTCCCTGGGCGGCGGGCTGGTGGAGCACCACCCGCGTGTGGGGCAGCGCCGAGCGGCGTCCGGAAGCCCCCGCCGCGAGCAGCACCGCGCCCGCCGCGACCGCCTGGCCCACGCAGGTCGTCGCCACCGGGGCGCGGACGTACTGCATGGTGTCGTAGATCGCGAGCATCGCCGCCGTGTCCCCGCCCTCGCAGTTCACGTACAGCCCGATCTCCTGCTCCGGGGCGTCCGCCTCGAGGTGCAGCAGCTGGGCGATCAGCGCGTTCGCGACCCCGGCGTCGATCGCCGTCCCCAGGTACACGATCCGTTGGCTGAGCAGGTGGGAGTAGACGTCGGTGATCCGCTCGCCGCGGGAGTCGCGCGTCAGGACGTTCGGGATCGTGTAGCTGCTCATGCCGCCACCCCCATGCCCACCCGCAGGCGCCGCACCGGCATGACCTGGTCGAAGCTCGACACGATCCCGTCGACGAACCCGTACTCCTGCGCCTGCGCGGCCGTGAACCAGCGGTCGTGCAGCGAGTCCTCGAACACCCGCTCGGGCGGCTGCCCGGTGTCGTCGGCGATCAGCCCGAGCACCGTGTCGCGGGTGTGCCGCAGGTCGTTCGCCTGCACCTCCACCTCGACGGCCGATCCGCCGATCCCGGACGACCCCTGGTGCATGAGGATCTTCGCGTGCGGGAGCGCGAACCGCTTGCCCGGCGTCCCCGCCGAGAGCAGGAACTGCCCGGCGCTGCACGCGAGGCCGAGCGCCAGGGTCGAGACGTCCACCGGCACGAGGCGCATCACGTCGCGGATCGCGAGCATCGCCGGCACCGAGCCGCCGGGGGAGTGGATCCACAGCGCGACGTCCGCCGAGTCGTTCTCCGCGGCGAGGGTGAGCAGGTGGGTGGCGAGCGCGGTGCCGTTGTCGTCGTCGAGCGGTCCGTCGAGCACGAGGACGCGGTGGCGCAGCAGCTGGGCCCGCAGGTCGGGGGAGAAGGAGGTCGGTTCGGTCATGCCCCGACCCTGGCGTCCCGACGCCGGGTCCTGCCGCGGCTTCCGCCGTCGGCAGCGCCGTGCTGCTCAGAGCAGATCCACCCGCAGCCGCCCGTCGGCGTCGAACAGCTCGCGGCACCCGTCGACGAACTCCGCCCGGGTGCGCACGGCGAGCTCCGGCCACTGCTCGCGCGGCACGCACAGCGGGCCGTCCGAGCCGAGGAACGCGTTCATGCCGTGCAGCGCGATCCAGCGCGGGTCGTACGTGCTCGCCGTCGCCGCGTCCCACACCCCGACCCGCTCGACCAGTCCCGGCAACAGACCCGGCTCGGCGAACGCCCACCGGTTGATCGGCGGGCCGTGCGCCTCCGAGAGCGCGCCGCAGGCCGCCGACGCCGTGGGATCGGTGCACCGGTGCGCGTCGAACCGGGCCCGGAGCTGGCCCGCGTAGAACCAGAAGGCGCCGGTCTCGTGGTGCCCGTCGGCGAAGACCACCGACGCCATCGCCATCAGCACGGCCGGGCACCAGCGCTCCGGGGTGGCCAGGATCCGCGCGACCGCGGCGGCCCGGGTGGGCGTGCCGAGGTCGGCGAGGACCGCGAGCTGGTCGGACATGTCGATCGCGTCGTACTCGCTCATGGCCTCGACCCTGGTCGCGGCGTCGCCGACCGTCCTCCGTACGACTACCTACCCTGGAGCCCGTGATCGTCGCGGCCCTCCACATCGCTTCGGAGCGGAAGGCACCGATGGAGCCCGTGGAGCGCATCGAGTGCGAGGCCGGGGCGGGCGTCGTCGGCGACCGCTACCACGGCACCCGCCACCGCCACGTCTCCGTGCAGTCGCTCGAGGAGCTCGCCGAGGCGGCCGAGGCCCGCGGCGCCCCGGTCCCCGCCGGCGCCACCCGCCGCACCGTCACCGTCGACTCCGGCCGCGTCCCCACGACACCGGGCGCCCGCATCCACCTCGGCGACGTCGAGCTCGAGGTCGTCCGCAAGGCCGCGCCGTGCCGCGTCATGGAGACCTCCGTCGGTCCCGGCGCGGCCCGTGCGATGCACGAGCGCGGCGGGGCGATCTGCCGGGTCCTGACGTCGGGGGTGGTCGAGCTGGGAGCCCCCGTCAGCTGGTGACGGTGGCGCGCGCGACGGTCACCTCGTGGGCGAGCATCACGGCCTGGCCGCTCACCGGGTCGAGGTGGGCGGCCCCGCCCGGGATGACGTCGTTGACGTTGACCCCCGGCAGGGCCCGGGCCCGCCGCGGTCCCGCCCCGGCGTGGCCCCAGCCGTGCGGCACGACGACGACGCCAGGTGCGACGTCGGTGGTGAGCGAGACCGGCAGGGCGATCCGCCCGGTCGGGCTCGACACCTCGACGAGGTCCCCGTCGTCGATGCCCCGCGCCGCCCCGTCGTCGGGATGGAGCAGTGCGGTGTTGCCGTCGGGCTGACGGATGTGGCTGCTGTTGTGCATCCACGAGTTGTGCGAGCGGCGATCGCGGCGGCCGACGAGCCGCAGCACGCCGGGGCGGGCGAGGTCGGCCTCGGTGGCCTCGAGGCGCGCGATGTCGGCGAGCAGGTCGGCGGGCGCGAGGTCGACCAGACCGTCGGAGGTCGCCACCCGCCGTCCGAGGAAGGACCCCGGTTCGGTCGGCGGCAGCAGCACACCCTCGGGGTGCCGCTGCAGTTCGCCGAGCGTGGTCCGGCCGCCCCAGCGCAGGAGC contains:
- a CDS encoding MOSC domain-containing protein, translated to MIVAALHIASERKAPMEPVERIECEAGAGVVGDRYHGTRHRHVSVQSLEELAEAAEARGAPVPAGATRRTVTVDSGRVPTTPGARIHLGDVELEVVRKAAPCRVMETSVGPGAARAMHERGGAICRVLTSGVVELGAPVSW
- a CDS encoding ClpP family protease, whose protein sequence is MSSYTIPNVLTRDSRGERITDVYSHLLSQRIVYLGTAIDAGVANALIAQLLHLEADAPEQEIGLYVNCEGGDTAAMLAIYDTMQYVRAPVATTCVGQAVAAGAVLLAAGASGRRSALPHTRVVLHQPAAQGRGAIPDLILAADEVVRVRAEMEAILAAHTGQDADRLRRDTDRDLVLTAAAAREYGIVDQVIERH
- a CDS encoding helix-turn-helix transcriptional regulator, which codes for MPLARAGTPEPLWREVVGRRVRALRRDRGERLADTAERAGISPQYLSEVERGRKDPSSEILAAVAGALEVPLRDLIGLAHADLARGAGARGPVLLAA
- a CDS encoding ClpP family protease, with translation MTEPTSFSPDLRAQLLRHRVLVLDGPLDDDNGTALATHLLTLAAENDSADVALWIHSPGGSVPAMLAIRDVMRLVPVDVSTLALGLACSAGQFLLSAGTPGKRFALPHAKILMHQGSSGIGGSAVEVEVQANDLRHTRDTVLGLIADDTGQPPERVFEDSLHDRWFTAAQAQEYGFVDGIVSSFDQVMPVRRLRVGMGVAA